In a genomic window of Salegentibacter salegens:
- a CDS encoding cytochrome c oxidase subunit II, whose protein sequence is MTVFLVIIVLALLAVTGWQMSKIFQLSRGPGAESSEIANDNDNRQQAKLMLWFMIFIYVGMAYSFWHWSKLYLPEAASEHGNQVDTLMFISIGLIMVVQVITQALLHWFAYKYQGKKGKRALFFADNDKLEFIWTIIPVITLAGLIIYGLFTWSDIMNISEDNDPIVVEIYAKQFSWQARYAGEDNTLGEANVRFIEGINTVGLNENDPYAEDDKITTELHLPVGKEVLFKFRSQDVLHSAYFPHFRAQMNVVPGMVTQFAFTPDITTEEMRNSEYMVDKVKTINEIRKDNSETLMAEGEAPLDSYEFDYFLLCNKICGDAHYNMQMKIIVESEEDYNEWLSEQDTFASTLESQE, encoded by the coding sequence ATGACCGTATTTTTAGTAATAATAGTATTAGCCCTTTTGGCCGTTACCGGTTGGCAAATGTCTAAGATTTTTCAGTTGTCTAGAGGCCCGGGTGCCGAAAGTTCTGAAATAGCTAACGACAATGATAATAGACAGCAAGCCAAACTAATGCTTTGGTTTATGATCTTTATCTATGTAGGGATGGCCTATAGCTTTTGGCATTGGAGTAAATTATACCTTCCAGAAGCTGCTTCAGAACATGGAAACCAGGTAGATACTTTAATGTTTATTTCTATCGGACTTATTATGGTAGTGCAGGTTATTACACAGGCATTGCTACACTGGTTTGCTTATAAATATCAGGGTAAAAAAGGAAAAAGAGCCCTCTTCTTTGCCGATAACGATAAATTAGAATTTATCTGGACTATTATTCCGGTAATTACCCTCGCAGGTTTAATTATTTATGGATTATTTACCTGGAGTGATATTATGAATATTAGTGAAGATAACGATCCTATTGTGGTTGAAATCTATGCCAAACAGTTTAGCTGGCAGGCGAGATATGCAGGTGAAGATAATACCCTGGGTGAAGCCAACGTTCGGTTTATAGAAGGAATAAACACAGTTGGACTTAATGAAAATGATCCTTATGCAGAAGATGATAAGATTACAACAGAGCTTCACCTTCCAGTAGGAAAAGAAGTTTTGTTTAAATTTAGATCTCAAGATGTATTACACTCGGCTTATTTCCCTCACTTTAGAGCACAAATGAACGTAGTTCCTGGTATGGTTACCCAATTTGCTTTTACTCCAGATATTACTACTGAAGAAATGAGAAATTCAGAGTATATGGTAGATAAAGTAAAAACCATTAACGAAATAAGAAAAGATAACAGCGAGACTTTAATGGCTGAAGGAGAAGCGCCATTAGATTCCTACGAATTTGATTACTTCCTGCTTTGTAACAAGATTTGTGGTGACGCGCACTACAATATGCAGATGAAGATTATTGTTGAAAGCGAGGAAGATTATAACGAATGGTTGAGCGAGCAGGATACGTTTGCTTCAACTTTGGAATCACAAGAATAA
- the nrfD gene encoding NrfD/PsrC family molybdoenzyme membrane anchor subunit, with product MSHYEAPIRKPLVTGDKSYHDVTVDVAAPVEGRANKSWWIVFSIALVAFLWGVGCIIYTISTGIGTWGLNKTVGWAWDITNFVWWVGIGHAGTLISAVLLLFRQKWRMAINRSAEAMTIFSVMQAGLFPLIHMGRPWLAYWVLPIPNQFGSLWVNFNSPLLWDVFAISTYLSVSLVFWWTGLLPDFAMIRDRAITPFNKKIYGILSFGWSGRAKDWQRFEEVSLVLAGLATPLVLSVHTIVSFDFATSVIPGWHTTIFPPYFVAGAVFSGFAMVNTLLIIMRKVSNLEDYITIQHIELMNIVIMITGSIVGVAYITELVIAWYSGVEYEQYAFLNRATGPYAWAYWAMMTCNVFSPQFMWFKKLRTSIMFSFFISIVVNIGMWFERFVIIVTSLHRDYLPSSWTMFSPTFVDIGIFIGTIGFFFVLFLLYARSFPVIAQAEVKTILKSSGAKYKKLRAEHGDDVKHYTPVHIGEPKQNIANKVDKKMDDEDAYREGDRDGHNETVNADALTLSEVQKDRIDEMLERTGSFNPENQTADELQKLKAVGPFLAQRLHQVGLYTYVQVSKLTQDDFELLDEVIENFPNAAQREDWVAQANELKNK from the coding sequence ATGTCTCATTACGAAGCACCTATACGAAAGCCTTTAGTTACCGGGGATAAAAGCTACCACGATGTTACCGTGGATGTGGCTGCGCCGGTAGAGGGAAGGGCTAATAAATCCTGGTGGATTGTCTTTTCAATTGCCCTTGTTGCCTTTCTTTGGGGTGTAGGTTGTATAATTTACACTATTTCCACAGGTATAGGTACCTGGGGACTTAATAAAACTGTAGGCTGGGCCTGGGATATTACCAACTTTGTTTGGTGGGTAGGTATTGGGCACGCAGGGACGCTAATTTCTGCTGTACTTTTATTGTTTAGGCAAAAATGGAGAATGGCTATTAACCGTTCTGCAGAGGCGATGACTATCTTCTCTGTAATGCAGGCAGGTTTGTTCCCTTTAATTCATATGGGCCGCCCGTGGTTAGCTTATTGGGTACTTCCTATTCCAAACCAGTTTGGTTCGTTATGGGTTAACTTTAACTCACCGCTTCTTTGGGATGTATTTGCAATTTCGACGTATCTTTCTGTTTCACTTGTTTTTTGGTGGACAGGTTTACTTCCCGATTTTGCGATGATTCGTGATAGGGCGATTACTCCTTTCAACAAAAAAATATACGGTATACTGAGTTTTGGATGGAGTGGGCGTGCAAAAGATTGGCAACGTTTTGAGGAAGTTTCTTTGGTACTTGCCGGGTTGGCAACACCGCTGGTACTTTCTGTACACACTATTGTATCTTTTGACTTTGCTACATCGGTGATTCCGGGTTGGCACACCACAATTTTTCCTCCCTACTTTGTTGCGGGAGCGGTATTTTCTGGTTTCGCAATGGTAAATACCCTTCTTATTATTATGAGAAAGGTATCTAATCTTGAAGATTATATTACCATACAGCATATAGAATTGATGAATATTGTAATTATGATCACCGGATCTATTGTTGGTGTTGCATATATTACAGAGCTTGTTATTGCCTGGTATTCTGGAGTAGAATACGAACAATATGCATTCCTTAACAGGGCCACAGGACCTTATGCCTGGGCTTATTGGGCAATGATGACCTGTAACGTTTTCTCACCTCAGTTTATGTGGTTTAAGAAATTACGTACCAGTATTATGTTTTCGTTCTTTATATCTATTGTGGTAAACATCGGGATGTGGTTTGAACGTTTTGTGATTATTGTTACATCACTTCACCGTGATTACCTTCCTTCTTCGTGGACAATGTTTTCACCAACCTTTGTAGATATTGGTATTTTTATTGGAACAATTGGGTTCTTCTTTGTGCTGTTTCTTTTATATGCGAGATCGTTCCCTGTAATTGCACAGGCCGAAGTAAAAACAATACTTAAATCTTCTGGAGCGAAGTACAAAAAACTTAGAGCCGAGCATGGAGATGATGTTAAACATTACACTCCTGTACACATAGGTGAGCCTAAACAGAATATCGCTAACAAGGTAGATAAGAAAATGGATGACGAAGATGCTTATAGAGAAGGTGATAGAGATGGGCATAATGAAACTGTAAATGCAGATGCATTAACGCTTTCTGAAGTTCAAAAGGATAGAATAGACGAAATGTTAGAAAGAACCGGTTCGTTTAATCCAGAGAATCAAACGGCAGATGAACTACAAAAACTTAAGGCAGTTGGTCCTTTCCTTGCACAGCGTTTACACCAGGTAGGTCTTTATACCTATGTTCAGGTAAGTAAACTTACCCAGGATGATTTTGAATTGCTTGATGAAGTAATAGAGAACTTCCCTAATGCTGCACAACGTGAAGATTGGGTGGCACAGGCAAATGAACTAAAAAATAAGTAA
- a CDS encoding c-type cytochrome: protein MRNLFYKAIILFLVGGFVMSCADNDKPNYQFMPDMYEPIGYEAYGEYEIFQNGQEAKLPVEGSIPRGWMPYDYENTPDGMANAKANLNNPLPYTEDNLNEGKQLYTIYCAVCHGDNGDGQGILAEREKILGVPSYDDAGRAITEGSVYHVIYYGLNTMGSYAAQTSEEERWKITHYVMNLKNELEGGEEVPFEEEKEASIVEANPVEVERAQENAEEVQGEGAVTGEEEQNNN from the coding sequence ATGAGAAATTTGTTCTATAAAGCGATAATATTGTTCCTGGTTGGGGGCTTTGTAATGTCTTGTGCAGATAACGATAAGCCAAATTACCAATTTATGCCAGATATGTATGAGCCAATAGGTTATGAAGCTTATGGTGAATATGAAATTTTTCAAAACGGGCAGGAGGCTAAACTTCCTGTAGAAGGTTCTATCCCTAGAGGATGGATGCCTTACGACTACGAAAACACACCAGATGGAATGGCAAATGCCAAAGCCAATCTTAATAACCCGTTGCCTTATACCGAAGATAACCTGAATGAAGGAAAACAATTGTATACCATTTACTGTGCTGTTTGTCACGGAGACAATGGGGATGGCCAGGGAATTCTTGCCGAAAGAGAAAAAATTCTAGGTGTACCTTCTTATGATGATGCCGGGCGTGCTATTACCGAAGGAAGTGTATATCACGTAATTTATTACGGTTTAAATACAATGGGTTCTTATGCTGCGCAAACCAGTGAAGAAGAGCGTTGGAAGATTACCCATTATGTAATGAACCTTAAGAATGAGTTAGAAGGTGGTGAAGAAGTTCCTTTTGAAGAAGAAAAAGAGGCCTCTATTGTCGAAGCTAACCCTGTAGAAGTAGAAAGAGCTCAGGAAAATGCAGAAGAGGTGCAGGGAGAAGGTGCTGTTACCGGTGAGGAAGAGCAAAACAATAATTAA
- a CDS encoding DUF3341 domain-containing protein encodes MASKFIHAIYNDDDLLLQAVKQVREARYHIGEIYTPMPVHGLDKAMGLAPTRLAITSFLYGVVGFAVSVAMMNFIMIEDWPQDIGGKPSFSFIENMPAFVPIMFELTVFFAAHLMVITFYMRSKLWPFKQAENPDVRTTDDMFLMEIDAANHNVDELTKFLYDTGASEIKLIDNK; translated from the coding sequence ATGGCATCAAAATTTATACACGCTATTTACAATGATGACGATCTGCTTTTACAAGCCGTAAAGCAGGTAAGAGAGGCCCGTTATCATATTGGTGAAATTTATACCCCAATGCCTGTTCATGGTCTGGATAAAGCTATGGGATTGGCTCCAACACGATTGGCAATAACCTCTTTTCTTTATGGAGTGGTGGGATTTGCAGTATCTGTGGCAATGATGAATTTTATTATGATTGAAGACTGGCCCCAGGATATAGGTGGTAAACCTAGCTTTAGTTTCATTGAAAATATGCCGGCCTTTGTACCTATTATGTTTGAGCTTACCGTATTTTTTGCAGCTCACCTTATGGTAATAACTTTTTATATGAGAAGTAAACTATGGCCGTTCAAACAAGCCGAAAATCCTGACGTTAGAACAACCGATGATATGTTCCTTATGGAAATTGATGCTGCAAATCATAACGTAGACGAATTAACCAAATTCCTTTACGATACCGGTGCATCTGAAATTAAATTAATAGATAATAAATAA
- a CDS encoding cytochrome c oxidase subunit I, whose amino-acid sequence MSAIATAPAHDHHDDHGHHHKQTFITKYIFSTDHKMIAKQYLITGILMGIVGIMMSVLFRLQLAWPEESFMIFEWLLGDKWAPDGVMTPSIYLALVTIHGTIMVFFVLTAGLSGTFSNLLIPLQIGARDMASGFMNMLSYWLFFISCTIMLSSLFIESGPASAGWTIYPPLSALPQAIGGSGMGMTLWLISMAIFIASSLLGSLNYIVTVLNLRTKGMSMMRLPLTIWAFFITAVIGVVSFPVLLSAALLLIMDRSFGTSFFLSDIYIQGEVLSHQGGSPVLFEHLFWFLGHPEVYIVILPAMGIVSEVLATNSRKPIFGYRAMVASILAIAFLSTIVWGHHMFVSGMNPFLGSVFTFTTLLIAIPSAVKAFNWITTLWKGNLQMNPAMLFSIGFVSTFITGGLTGIILGDSTLDINVHDTYFVIAHFHLVMGISAIYGLLAGVYHWFPKMFGRMMNKNLGYVHFWITAVGAYGVFFPMHFIGLAGLPRRYYTNTAFPYFDDLADVNVIITIFALITAGVQVVFLYNFFSSIFFGQKATQNPWNSTTLEWTTPVEHIHGNWPGAIPSVYRWSYDYSKMNLEGTDYVIPGQDFVPQNVPLQDHEEELNH is encoded by the coding sequence ATGTCAGCAATAGCAACAGCACCGGCTCACGATCACCACGACGATCACGGACATCATCATAAACAAACTTTTATTACTAAATATATATTTAGTACAGACCATAAGATGATTGCCAAGCAATATCTTATTACAGGTATTTTAATGGGAATTGTAGGGATTATGATGTCCGTGCTTTTCCGTTTACAATTAGCCTGGCCAGAAGAATCCTTTATGATTTTTGAATGGCTTTTAGGAGATAAATGGGCTCCAGATGGAGTTATGACGCCGTCAATTTACCTTGCTTTGGTTACCATACACGGTACCATAATGGTATTCTTTGTACTAACTGCTGGTTTAAGTGGTACGTTTAGTAACTTACTAATTCCGCTTCAAATTGGAGCACGGGATATGGCATCTGGGTTTATGAACATGCTTTCTTACTGGTTGTTCTTTATTTCCTGTACAATTATGCTTAGTTCGCTGTTTATTGAGTCTGGTCCTGCTTCTGCGGGTTGGACAATCTATCCGCCGCTTAGTGCATTACCACAGGCTATTGGAGGTTCTGGAATGGGGATGACGCTTTGGTTAATTTCCATGGCCATCTTTATCGCTTCGTCACTTTTAGGATCGCTTAACTATATTGTTACCGTACTTAACCTTAGAACCAAGGGGATGTCTATGATGAGACTTCCGCTTACCATTTGGGCATTTTTTATTACGGCCGTTATTGGTGTGGTTTCTTTCCCGGTTCTATTATCTGCAGCGCTTTTACTAATAATGGATAGAAGTTTTGGAACTTCTTTCTTCCTTAGTGATATCTATATTCAGGGAGAAGTATTAAGTCACCAGGGAGGTTCCCCGGTTTTATTTGAACACTTATTCTGGTTCCTTGGTCACCCGGAAGTTTATATTGTAATTCTACCTGCAATGGGTATTGTTTCAGAAGTTTTAGCTACGAATTCACGTAAACCAATCTTTGGTTACCGTGCAATGGTTGCTTCAATTCTTGCAATTGCATTCCTTTCTACGATCGTATGGGGTCACCATATGTTTGTTTCAGGGATGAATCCATTCTTAGGTTCTGTATTTACATTTACAACATTATTAATTGCAATTCCTTCTGCAGTAAAAGCCTTTAACTGGATCACAACACTCTGGAAAGGTAACCTGCAAATGAATCCCGCAATGCTCTTCTCCATAGGTTTTGTTTCCACCTTTATTACCGGTGGTTTAACAGGAATTATTCTTGGGGATTCAACATTAGATATTAACGTACACGATACTTATTTCGTAATTGCTCACTTCCACCTGGTAATGGGTATCTCTGCGATATATGGGCTTTTAGCTGGGGTTTACCACTGGTTCCCGAAAATGTTTGGTAGAATGATGAATAAGAACCTTGGTTATGTTCACTTCTGGATAACAGCAGTTGGTGCTTATGGGGTGTTTTTCCCAATGCACTTTATAGGTTTGGCAGGTTTACCAAGGCGTTATTATACAAATACAGCATTCCCGTACTTTGATGACCTTGCCGATGTTAACGTGATTATCACCATTTTTGCCCTTATTACGGCGGGTGTACAGGTAGTTTTTCTATATAACTTCTTTAGCTCTATTTTCTTCGGACAAAAAGCTACACAGAACCCATGGAATTCAACTACTTTAGAATGGACTACTCCGGTAGAACACATTCACGGAAACTGGCCTGGTGCTATTCCTTCAGTTTACCGTTGGTCTTACGATTACAGTAAGATGAATCTTGAAGGAACAGATTACGTAATTCCTGGTCAGGATTTTGTTCCGCAGAACGTACCGCTCCAGGATCACGAAGAAGAATTGAATCATTAG
- a CDS encoding quinol:cytochrome C oxidoreductase, translating into MYTLSSKLKLTAIIFMIVGAIGLVIGFIQAPSNLDDVREMMAAEEHHGESSHADESEANFAQAEHGMLLDDEPGRNAEGEHTAEAGAHDTEHLEHKLHQLQNKPWAAIYVAAFFFFMISLGVLAFYALQYASQAGWSPVLFRVMEAISAYIVPGGIIMFVLLALSSFHMNHLFVWMDPEVVAQDEIIQNKTAYLNVPFFLIRAAIFLAGWFLFRHFLVRNSRRLDEATDNYYFKKNFKLAAGFLVFFLISESIMSWDWIMSLDPHWFSTLFGWYLFSSMFVSGITVIALVSIYLKSRGYLPFVNNSHIHDLAKYMFGISIFWTYLWFSQFMLIWYSNIPEEVVYFISRIENYGLPFFGMVVLNFLFPLLVLMNSDYKRVNWFVVMTGIVILIGHYLDVFNMVMPATVGESWFIGIPEISAVLFFGGLFTFVVFSALTKAPLLAKRNPFIKESEHFHY; encoded by the coding sequence ATGTACACGCTATCCAGTAAATTAAAATTAACAGCAATTATTTTTATGATTGTTGGTGCCATTGGGCTCGTGATTGGGTTTATACAGGCGCCATCAAATTTGGATGATGTTAGGGAAATGATGGCTGCAGAAGAGCATCACGGTGAATCATCTCATGCAGATGAAAGTGAAGCTAATTTCGCCCAGGCAGAACACGGGATGTTGTTAGATGATGAACCTGGTAGAAATGCGGAGGGAGAGCACACTGCTGAAGCTGGAGCGCATGATACCGAGCATCTTGAACATAAACTACATCAATTACAAAATAAGCCATGGGCAGCAATTTATGTGGCAGCATTCTTTTTCTTTATGATCTCTTTGGGGGTTTTAGCCTTTTATGCGTTACAATACGCTTCACAAGCAGGTTGGTCTCCGGTTTTATTTAGGGTAATGGAAGCCATTTCAGCCTACATTGTTCCCGGTGGTATCATTATGTTTGTGCTTTTAGCGCTTTCAAGTTTTCATATGAATCACCTATTTGTGTGGATGGATCCTGAAGTGGTAGCTCAAGATGAGATTATTCAGAATAAAACAGCTTATTTAAATGTGCCTTTCTTCTTAATAAGAGCGGCTATATTTTTAGCGGGTTGGTTCTTGTTTAGACACTTCCTGGTAAGAAATTCAAGAAGACTTGACGAAGCAACAGATAACTATTACTTTAAAAAGAACTTTAAACTTGCAGCAGGATTTTTAGTATTCTTCCTTATTTCAGAATCTATAATGAGCTGGGATTGGATTATGAGTTTAGATCCGCACTGGTTTAGTACTTTATTTGGATGGTATTTATTCTCAAGTATGTTCGTTTCAGGAATTACTGTAATTGCTTTGGTGAGTATTTATTTAAAATCAAGGGGTTATTTACCTTTTGTTAATAATAGTCATATACACGATTTGGCCAAATATATGTTCGGTATAAGTATTTTCTGGACTTACCTTTGGTTCTCACAATTTATGCTTATTTGGTATTCAAATATTCCAGAAGAAGTAGTTTACTTTATTAGTAGAATTGAGAATTATGGTTTGCCATTCTTTGGGATGGTAGTATTAAACTTTTTATTCCCATTACTTGTATTAATGAATAGCGATTACAAACGAGTAAATTGGTTTGTGGTAATGACGGGCATTGTAATACTTATAGGTCATTATCTGGATGTGTTTAATATGGTGATGCCGGCAACAGTAGGAGAATCATGGTTTATTGGAATTCCAGAGATAAGCGCAGTACTTTTCTTTGGAGGATTGTTTACTTTTGTGGTCTTTAGCGCACTAACTAAAGCCCCGTTACTTGCTAAACGCAACCCATTTATAAAGGAAAGTGAACATTTCCACTATTAA